In Panicum virgatum strain AP13 chromosome 4N, P.virgatum_v5, whole genome shotgun sequence, a single window of DNA contains:
- the LOC120669180 gene encoding aspartyl protease family protein At5g10770-like, whose amino-acid sequence MYNCYYIAHGGDDEHRSSVTLEPRRATVSVPLVHRHGPRGPSRNSDKPSFTERLRRSHARANYMMSRASHVMVSAREDDANVSIPTHLGGSVDSLEYVVTVGLGTPAVPQVLLMDTGSDVSWVQCAPCNSTRCYPQNDPLLDSTKSSTYAPIACDTGACRKLAGDHYQNGCTGGGTQCGYAVEYGDGSKTRGVYSDETLTLAPGVTVKDFHFGCGRDQRGDNDRYDGLVGMGITSTSLVVQTSSVYGGAFSYCLPARNSEAGFLSLGAPPGAANATGFAFTPMRRLPGVATFYMVTLAGISVGGEELDVPPSAFRGGMIIDSGTVVTGLPHTAYNALQAAFRKAMAANPLRPNGDLDTCYNFTGYSNVTVPKVAFTFSGGATVDLDVPSGVLLEDCLAFHESGPDVGLGIIGNVNQRTLEVLYDAGRGKVGFRAGAC is encoded by the exons ATGTACAA CTGCTACTACATCGCTCATGGAGGCGACGACGAGCACCGGTCTTCAGTGACGCTCGAGCCGAGACGCGCGACCGTGTCCGTGCCACTAGTGCACCGGCATGGTCCGCGCGGCCCGTCACGAAACTCCGACAAGCCGTCCTTCACCGAGAGACTCCGCCGAAGCCACGCCCGCGCGAACTACATGATGAGCAGAGCGTCCCATGTCATGGTGAGCGCGCGAGAAGACGATGCCAACGTGAGCATCCCGACCCACCTGGGCGGCTCCGTGGACTCCCTGGAGTACGTGGTCACCGTGGGCTTGGGCACGCCGGCCGTGCCGCAGGTCCTCCTCATGGACACCGGCAGCGACGTGTCGTGGGTGCAGTGCGCGCCGTGCAACTCCACGCGGTGCTACCCGCAGAACGACCCCCTGTTAGACTCGACCAAGTCCTCCACGTACGCCCCCATCGCGTGCGACACCGGCGCGTGCCGGAAGCTCGCCGGCGATCACTACCAGAACGGCTGCACGGGCGGCGGCACCCAGTGCGGATACGCCGTCGAGTACGGGGACGGTTCCAAGACGCGGGGCGTGTACAGCGACGAGACGCTAACCCTCGCGCCCGGGGTCACCGTCAAGGATTTCCATTTCGGCTGCGGCCGCGACCAGCGCGGCGACAATGACAGGTACGACGGGCTCGTCGG TATGGGCA TCACCTCCACGTCGCTCGTCGTGCAGACGTCCTCGGTCTACGGCGGCGCCTTCTCGTACTGCCTCCCGGCGCGGAACAGCGAGGCCGGGTTCCTCTCTCTCggcgcgccgccgggcgccgccaaCGCGACGGGCTTCGCGTTCACGCCGATGAGGCGCCTCCCCGGAGTGGCGACGTTCTACATGGTGACGCTGGCCGGCATCAGCGTGGGCGGGGAGGAGCTCGACGTCCCGCCGTCGGCGTTCCGGGGAGGCATGATCATCGACTCCGGCACGGTGGTCACCGGCCTCCCGCACACCGCGTACAACGCGCTGCAGGCAGCGTTCCGGAAGGCCATGGCGGCGAACCCGCTGCGGCCCAACGGTGACCTCGACACCTGCTACAACTTCACTGGCTACAGCAACGTCACCGTGCCGAAGGTCGCCTTCACGttcagcggcggcgccaccgtcgACCTCGACGTCCCCAGCGGGGTCCTGCTGGAGGACTGCCTCGCTTTCCACGAGTCGGGGCCGGACGTGGGCCTCGGCATAATCGGGAACGTGAATCAGCGCACGCTCGAGGTGCTCTACGACGCCGGCCGTGGTAAGGTCGGTTTTCGGGCCGGCGCCTGCTGA